The genomic stretch GTCTCGCTGGATACCATCGACAGCGGGTGCGCCGCGGTGTGGGCCTGGCGCAGCGCGCCCAGCAGCACCTCGACCGGCTGCGCCCCGGACACCCCGAACTTGCGGTCCAGCACGAAGAACGGAACCCCGGAGATGCCGAGCGCCTGCGCGGTCGCCTGGTCGTCGCGGACGTCGGCCAGGTACTTGTCGGACTCCAGCACGGTCCGCGCCTCGGCCTCGTCCAGGCCGACCTGGCCGGCCAGCCGGACCAGGGTGTCGACGTCACCGACCGCCTCGCCCTCGGCGAAGTACGCCAGCAGCAGCCGCTCCTTGAGCTCGGCCTGCAGCCCGCGGTCGGCCGCCAGGTGCAGCAGTCGGTGCGCGTCCACGGTGTTGCCCGGGCGGGCCTTGTCCAGCCGGAAGTCCAGGCCGACGGTCGCGGCCTGGTCCGTCACCCGCTGCTGCATGGCCTCGGCCTGGGCCAGCGGCACGCCGTACTTGTCGGCCAGCCGCTGGGTCGCGTTGCCCTCGACCGTCCGGGGCGTCGTCGGGTCGAGCTCGAAGCTGCGGTAGCGCACCTCGACCTCGTCACGGTGCTCGAAGTCCGCGAGCGCGGCCTCGAACCTCCGCTTGCCGATGGCGCACCAGGGGCACACCACGTCCGACCAGATCTCGACCTGCACGACTCGCTCCTCGCTCCGGGTCCCTTTCCAGCGCCAACCGTCCGACGGCTCCCGCTCTTCCCCGCACGCCCTCCCGGCGGCGGACGCGTGCCCTCCGCCGGCGGCCGCGTGCCCTCCCGCCCGCGGCCGCGTGCCCTCCGCCGGTGGCCGCGTGCCGCCCGCCGGCGGCCCGCCCAGGTCAGCGCGGGGGAAGCTCCGGGGGACGGCGGGACGGCCGGGTGGACCGGTCGGGCGGGGTCGCCGCCGGCCGCGTCTCCAACGCCTCGAGCACCATCCGTACGGCGGTGTCGAGCTGGGGATCGCGCCCGGCCACCCAGTCCTGCGGGGTGATGTCGACGACCACGTCCGGGTCGACGCCGTAGTTCTCGATCCCCCAGCCGACGCCCTCGAACCACAACGCGTACCGCGGCTGGGTGACCGAGGTGCCGTCGACCAGCGTGTAGCGCCCGTCGATGCCGATCACGCCGCCCCAGGTCCGCATGCCGACGACCGGGCCGATGTCCCAGAGCCGGAAGCCGGCGGTGACGATGTCGCCGTCGGAGCCCGCGTGCTGGTTGGTGACCGCGACCATCGGCCCGCGCGGCGCGTTCGACGGGTACGACGTCGCCGGCGCGGTCCGGTTGTTGTCCCAGCCCCGGACCTTGCGCGACAGCTTCTCCAGCACCAGCTCGGAGGTGTGGCCGCCGCCGTTGTCGCGGACGTCCACGACCACGCCCTCGCGGGCGACCTCCAGGATCAGGTCGCGGTGCAGCTGGGCCCAGCCGTTGGCGACCATGTCCGGGATGTGCAGGTAGCCGACCCGGCCACCGGAGGCCTCGTGCACCGCGGCCCGCCGCCCGGACACCCAGGCCTGGTAGCGCAGCACCCGCTCGTCCTCCAGCGGCAGCACGACCACGCGCCGGACCTCGCCGCCGCCAGCCGGCCG from Mycobacteriales bacterium encodes the following:
- a CDS encoding DsbA family oxidoreductase, with amino-acid sequence MQVEIWSDVVCPWCAIGKRRFEAALADFEHRDEVEVRYRSFELDPTTPRTVEGNATQRLADKYGVPLAQAEAMQQRVTDQAATVGLDFRLDKARPGNTVDAHRLLHLAADRGLQAELKERLLLAYFAEGEAVGDVDTLVRLAGQVGLDEAEARTVLESDKYLADVRDDQATAQALGISGVPFFVLDRKFGVSGAQPVEVLLGALRQAHTAAHPLSMVSSETGGDICADGTCAV